In Carya illinoinensis cultivar Pawnee chromosome 9, C.illinoinensisPawnee_v1, whole genome shotgun sequence, the following are encoded in one genomic region:
- the LOC122275126 gene encoding 1,4-alpha-glucan-branching enzyme 1, chloroplastic/amyloplastic-like isoform X2: MSSPDSDSSSVMLAATNKILVPGSQGDGSLSLTDQLESPETAQEDLQVLPDVDDPTIEADKKHGNEVKFVEPTSGYNEFDNEQDSASSTLVGDDGRAHGDKAATSDDEKKGVKKYESRSRTVSPPGTGKRIYEIDPFLNNHREHLDYRYGRYKRLRDAIDKHEGGLEVFSRGYEKFGFSRSATGITYREWAPGAKSAALIGDFNNWNPNADIMNRNEFGIWEIFLPNNADGSPPIPHGSRVKIHMDTPSGIKDSIPAWIKYSVQAPGEIPYNGIYYDPPEEERHVFKHPQPKKPKSLRIYESHVGMSSTEPKINTYTKFRDDVLPRIKRLGYNAVQIMAIQEHSYYASFGYHVTNYFAPSSRCGTPDDLKSLIDRAHELGLLVLMDIVHSHASNNVLDGLNMFDGTDGHYFHSGSRGYHWMWDSRLFNYGSWEVLRFLLSNARWWLEEYKFDGFRFDGVTSMMYTHHGLEVAFTGNYNEYFGFATDVDAVVYLMLVNDVIHGLYPEAVSIGEDVSGMPAFCIPVQDGGVGFDYRLHMAIADKWIELLKKRDEDWRMGDIIHTLTNRRWLEKCVAYAESHDQALVGDKTLAFWLMDKDMYEFMALDKPSTARIDRGIALHKMIRLITMGLGGEGYLNFMGNEFGHPEWIDFPRGEQHLPSGKVIPGNNSSFDKCRRRFDLGDAHYLRYHGMQEFDQAMQHVEETYGFMSSEHQYVSRKDEGDRIVVFERGNLVFVFNFHWINSYSDYRVGCLKPGKYKIVLDSDDPLFGGFSRIDHRAEYFSSGGWYDGRPHSFQIYAPSRTAVVYALADGVEPVKRMI, from the exons GTATTGCCTGATGTAGATGATCCAACCATTGAAGCTGACAAGAAGCACGGGAATGAAGTAAAGTTTGTTGAACCAACCAGTGGATATAATGAGTTTGACAATGAACAAGATTCAGCTTCTTCAACACTTGTAGGTGATGATGGTAGAGCTCATGGTGATAAGGCAGCTACTTCTGATGATGAGAAAAAAGGTGTcaaaaagtatgaatctagatCAAGGACCGTTTCCCCACCTGGCACTGGGAAAAGAATATATGAAATCGATCCATTTCTGAATAATCATCGCGAGCATCTTGACTACCG TTATGGACGATACAAAAGACTGCGTGATGCAATAGACAAGCATGAAGGTGGTTTGGAGGTGTTTTCTCGTGGTTATGAAAAGTTTGGTTTCAGTCGCAG TGCCACAGGCATAACTTACCGAGAGTGGGCACCTGGAGCTAAG TCAGCAGCATTGATAGGGGATTTTAACAATTGGAATCCTAATGCTGATATTATGAACCGg AATGAGTTTGGTATCTGGGAGATCTTTTTACCGAATAATGCTGACGGTTCTCCGCCAATCCCACATGGTTCTAGAGTGAAG ATCCACATGGATACTCCGTCTGGCATTAAAGATTCCATTCCTGCTTGGATCAAGTACTCTGTACAGGCTCCAGGTGAAATCCCATACAATGGCATATACTATGATCCACCAGAAGAG GAAAGGCATGTATTCAAGCACCCTCAGCCCAAGAAACCAAAATCACTTAGAATATACGAGTCACATGTGGGAATGAGTAGTACG GAGCCAAAAATAAACACGTACACCAAATTCAGAGATGATGTGCTGCCACGCATTAAAAGACTTGGTTATAATGCTGTTCAGATCATGGCTATTCAAGAGCATTCATATTATGCTAGCTTTGG GTACCATGTCACAAATTATTTTGCCCCTAGCAGTCGTTGCGGAACTCCTGATGATCTCAAGTCCCTAATAGATAGAGCTCACGAACTAGGTCTGCTTGTTCTCATGGATATCGTTCATAG CCATGCATCAAATAATGTCTTAGATGGGCTGAACATGTTTGATGGAACTGATGGTCATTACTTCCACTCTGGGTCACGTGGATATCATTGGATGTGGGATTCTCGCCTCTTCAATTATGGAAGCTGGGAA GTACTAAGGTTTCTTCTATCAAATGCAAGATGGTGGCTGGAAGAGTACAAGTTTGATGGGTTCAGATTCGATGGTGTGACATCAATGATGTATACTCACCATGGACTGGAG GTAGCTTTTACGGGAAATTATAATGAGTATTTTGGATTTGCAACTGATGTGGATGCTGTGGTTTACCTGATGCTGGTCAATGATGTCATTCATGGACTTTATCCCGAGGCTGTTAGCATTGGTGAAGAT GTCAGTGGAATGCCAGCATTCTGTATTCCTGTCCAAGATGGTGGCGTGGGCTTTGATTACCGGCTTCACATGGCAATTGCTGATAAATGGATTGAGCTTCTCAA GAAGAGGGATGAGGATTGGAGAATGGGTGATATTATTCACACACTCACCAACAGAAGGTGGTTGGAAAAGTGCGTTGCCTATGCAGAAAGTCATGACCAAGCTCTTGTTGGTGACAAGACACTTGCGTTTTGGCTGATGGACAAG GATATGTATGAGTTCATGGCTTTAGACAAACCATCAACTGCCCGTATTGATCGTGGAATAGCACTGCACAAGATGATCAGGCTAATTACCATGGGATTGGGTGGAGAGGGATATTTGAATTTCATGGGAAATGAATTTGGACATCCTG AGTGGATTGATTTTCCAAGGGGCGAGCAACATCTTCCTAGTGGCAAAGTAATTCCTGGGAACAATTCCAGTTTCGATAAATGCAGGCGTAGATTTGATCTT GGAGATGCGCATTATCTAAGGTATCATGGaatgcaagaatttgatcaGGCAATGCAGCATGTAGAAGAAACTTATGGT TTCATGAGTTCTGAGCACCAATATGTTTCACGGAAGGATGAAGGAGATAGGATTGTTGTCTTTGAAAGGGGGAACCTTGTTTTTGTCTTtaattttcattggatcaacaGCTATTCAGACTACCGTGTGGGCTGCTTGAAGCCTGGAAAATATAAG ATTGTTCTGGATTCAGATGATCCATTATTCGGAGGCTTCAGTAGGATTGATCACCGTGCTGAGTACTTCAGTTCG GGTGGGTGGTACGATGGTCGGCCCCATTCTTTCCAAATATATGCACCCAGTAGAACGGCAGTGGTCTATGCCCTTGCAGACGGAGTGGAACCCGTCAAAAGGATGATTTAA
- the LOC122275126 gene encoding 1,4-alpha-glucan-branching enzyme 1, chloroplastic/amyloplastic-like isoform X4, which translates to MTCAIQGDGSLSLTDQLESPETAQEDLQVLPDVDDPTIEADKKHGNEVKFVEPTSGYNEFDNEQDSASSTLVGDDGRAHGDKAATSDDEKKGVKKYESRSRTVSPPGTGKRIYEIDPFLNNHREHLDYRYGRYKRLRDAIDKHEGGLEVFSRGYEKFGFSRSATGITYREWAPGAKSAALIGDFNNWNPNADIMNRNEFGIWEIFLPNNADGSPPIPHGSRVKIHMDTPSGIKDSIPAWIKYSVQAPGEIPYNGIYYDPPEEERHVFKHPQPKKPKSLRIYESHVGMSSTEPKINTYTKFRDDVLPRIKRLGYNAVQIMAIQEHSYYASFGYHVTNYFAPSSRCGTPDDLKSLIDRAHELGLLVLMDIVHSHASNNVLDGLNMFDGTDGHYFHSGSRGYHWMWDSRLFNYGSWEVLRFLLSNARWWLEEYKFDGFRFDGVTSMMYTHHGLEVAFTGNYNEYFGFATDVDAVVYLMLVNDVIHGLYPEAVSIGEDVSGMPAFCIPVQDGGVGFDYRLHMAIADKWIELLKKRDEDWRMGDIIHTLTNRRWLEKCVAYAESHDQALVGDKTLAFWLMDKDMYEFMALDKPSTARIDRGIALHKMIRLITMGLGGEGYLNFMGNEFGHPEWIDFPRGEQHLPSGKVIPGNNSSFDKCRRRFDLGDAHYLRYHGMQEFDQAMQHVEETYGFMSSEHQYVSRKDEGDRIVVFERGNLVFVFNFHWINSYSDYRVGCLKPGKYKIVLDSDDPLFGGFSRIDHRAEYFSSGGWYDGRPHSFQIYAPSRTAVVYALADGVEPVKRMI; encoded by the exons GTATTGCCTGATGTAGATGATCCAACCATTGAAGCTGACAAGAAGCACGGGAATGAAGTAAAGTTTGTTGAACCAACCAGTGGATATAATGAGTTTGACAATGAACAAGATTCAGCTTCTTCAACACTTGTAGGTGATGATGGTAGAGCTCATGGTGATAAGGCAGCTACTTCTGATGATGAGAAAAAAGGTGTcaaaaagtatgaatctagatCAAGGACCGTTTCCCCACCTGGCACTGGGAAAAGAATATATGAAATCGATCCATTTCTGAATAATCATCGCGAGCATCTTGACTACCG TTATGGACGATACAAAAGACTGCGTGATGCAATAGACAAGCATGAAGGTGGTTTGGAGGTGTTTTCTCGTGGTTATGAAAAGTTTGGTTTCAGTCGCAG TGCCACAGGCATAACTTACCGAGAGTGGGCACCTGGAGCTAAG TCAGCAGCATTGATAGGGGATTTTAACAATTGGAATCCTAATGCTGATATTATGAACCGg AATGAGTTTGGTATCTGGGAGATCTTTTTACCGAATAATGCTGACGGTTCTCCGCCAATCCCACATGGTTCTAGAGTGAAG ATCCACATGGATACTCCGTCTGGCATTAAAGATTCCATTCCTGCTTGGATCAAGTACTCTGTACAGGCTCCAGGTGAAATCCCATACAATGGCATATACTATGATCCACCAGAAGAG GAAAGGCATGTATTCAAGCACCCTCAGCCCAAGAAACCAAAATCACTTAGAATATACGAGTCACATGTGGGAATGAGTAGTACG GAGCCAAAAATAAACACGTACACCAAATTCAGAGATGATGTGCTGCCACGCATTAAAAGACTTGGTTATAATGCTGTTCAGATCATGGCTATTCAAGAGCATTCATATTATGCTAGCTTTGG GTACCATGTCACAAATTATTTTGCCCCTAGCAGTCGTTGCGGAACTCCTGATGATCTCAAGTCCCTAATAGATAGAGCTCACGAACTAGGTCTGCTTGTTCTCATGGATATCGTTCATAG CCATGCATCAAATAATGTCTTAGATGGGCTGAACATGTTTGATGGAACTGATGGTCATTACTTCCACTCTGGGTCACGTGGATATCATTGGATGTGGGATTCTCGCCTCTTCAATTATGGAAGCTGGGAA GTACTAAGGTTTCTTCTATCAAATGCAAGATGGTGGCTGGAAGAGTACAAGTTTGATGGGTTCAGATTCGATGGTGTGACATCAATGATGTATACTCACCATGGACTGGAG GTAGCTTTTACGGGAAATTATAATGAGTATTTTGGATTTGCAACTGATGTGGATGCTGTGGTTTACCTGATGCTGGTCAATGATGTCATTCATGGACTTTATCCCGAGGCTGTTAGCATTGGTGAAGAT GTCAGTGGAATGCCAGCATTCTGTATTCCTGTCCAAGATGGTGGCGTGGGCTTTGATTACCGGCTTCACATGGCAATTGCTGATAAATGGATTGAGCTTCTCAA GAAGAGGGATGAGGATTGGAGAATGGGTGATATTATTCACACACTCACCAACAGAAGGTGGTTGGAAAAGTGCGTTGCCTATGCAGAAAGTCATGACCAAGCTCTTGTTGGTGACAAGACACTTGCGTTTTGGCTGATGGACAAG GATATGTATGAGTTCATGGCTTTAGACAAACCATCAACTGCCCGTATTGATCGTGGAATAGCACTGCACAAGATGATCAGGCTAATTACCATGGGATTGGGTGGAGAGGGATATTTGAATTTCATGGGAAATGAATTTGGACATCCTG AGTGGATTGATTTTCCAAGGGGCGAGCAACATCTTCCTAGTGGCAAAGTAATTCCTGGGAACAATTCCAGTTTCGATAAATGCAGGCGTAGATTTGATCTT GGAGATGCGCATTATCTAAGGTATCATGGaatgcaagaatttgatcaGGCAATGCAGCATGTAGAAGAAACTTATGGT TTCATGAGTTCTGAGCACCAATATGTTTCACGGAAGGATGAAGGAGATAGGATTGTTGTCTTTGAAAGGGGGAACCTTGTTTTTGTCTTtaattttcattggatcaacaGCTATTCAGACTACCGTGTGGGCTGCTTGAAGCCTGGAAAATATAAG ATTGTTCTGGATTCAGATGATCCATTATTCGGAGGCTTCAGTAGGATTGATCACCGTGCTGAGTACTTCAGTTCG GGTGGGTGGTACGATGGTCGGCCCCATTCTTTCCAAATATATGCACCCAGTAGAACGGCAGTGGTCTATGCCCTTGCAGACGGAGTGGAACCCGTCAAAAGGATGATTTAA
- the LOC122275126 gene encoding 1,4-alpha-glucan-branching enzyme 1, chloroplastic/amyloplastic-like isoform X3, which translates to MTGCVELLHWRLPLDQGDGSLSLTDQLESPETAQEDLQVLPDVDDPTIEADKKHGNEVKFVEPTSGYNEFDNEQDSASSTLVGDDGRAHGDKAATSDDEKKGVKKYESRSRTVSPPGTGKRIYEIDPFLNNHREHLDYRYGRYKRLRDAIDKHEGGLEVFSRGYEKFGFSRSATGITYREWAPGAKSAALIGDFNNWNPNADIMNRNEFGIWEIFLPNNADGSPPIPHGSRVKIHMDTPSGIKDSIPAWIKYSVQAPGEIPYNGIYYDPPEEERHVFKHPQPKKPKSLRIYESHVGMSSTEPKINTYTKFRDDVLPRIKRLGYNAVQIMAIQEHSYYASFGYHVTNYFAPSSRCGTPDDLKSLIDRAHELGLLVLMDIVHSHASNNVLDGLNMFDGTDGHYFHSGSRGYHWMWDSRLFNYGSWEVLRFLLSNARWWLEEYKFDGFRFDGVTSMMYTHHGLEVAFTGNYNEYFGFATDVDAVVYLMLVNDVIHGLYPEAVSIGEDVSGMPAFCIPVQDGGVGFDYRLHMAIADKWIELLKKRDEDWRMGDIIHTLTNRRWLEKCVAYAESHDQALVGDKTLAFWLMDKDMYEFMALDKPSTARIDRGIALHKMIRLITMGLGGEGYLNFMGNEFGHPEWIDFPRGEQHLPSGKVIPGNNSSFDKCRRRFDLGDAHYLRYHGMQEFDQAMQHVEETYGFMSSEHQYVSRKDEGDRIVVFERGNLVFVFNFHWINSYSDYRVGCLKPGKYKIVLDSDDPLFGGFSRIDHRAEYFSSGGWYDGRPHSFQIYAPSRTAVVYALADGVEPVKRMI; encoded by the exons GTATTGCCTGATGTAGATGATCCAACCATTGAAGCTGACAAGAAGCACGGGAATGAAGTAAAGTTTGTTGAACCAACCAGTGGATATAATGAGTTTGACAATGAACAAGATTCAGCTTCTTCAACACTTGTAGGTGATGATGGTAGAGCTCATGGTGATAAGGCAGCTACTTCTGATGATGAGAAAAAAGGTGTcaaaaagtatgaatctagatCAAGGACCGTTTCCCCACCTGGCACTGGGAAAAGAATATATGAAATCGATCCATTTCTGAATAATCATCGCGAGCATCTTGACTACCG TTATGGACGATACAAAAGACTGCGTGATGCAATAGACAAGCATGAAGGTGGTTTGGAGGTGTTTTCTCGTGGTTATGAAAAGTTTGGTTTCAGTCGCAG TGCCACAGGCATAACTTACCGAGAGTGGGCACCTGGAGCTAAG TCAGCAGCATTGATAGGGGATTTTAACAATTGGAATCCTAATGCTGATATTATGAACCGg AATGAGTTTGGTATCTGGGAGATCTTTTTACCGAATAATGCTGACGGTTCTCCGCCAATCCCACATGGTTCTAGAGTGAAG ATCCACATGGATACTCCGTCTGGCATTAAAGATTCCATTCCTGCTTGGATCAAGTACTCTGTACAGGCTCCAGGTGAAATCCCATACAATGGCATATACTATGATCCACCAGAAGAG GAAAGGCATGTATTCAAGCACCCTCAGCCCAAGAAACCAAAATCACTTAGAATATACGAGTCACATGTGGGAATGAGTAGTACG GAGCCAAAAATAAACACGTACACCAAATTCAGAGATGATGTGCTGCCACGCATTAAAAGACTTGGTTATAATGCTGTTCAGATCATGGCTATTCAAGAGCATTCATATTATGCTAGCTTTGG GTACCATGTCACAAATTATTTTGCCCCTAGCAGTCGTTGCGGAACTCCTGATGATCTCAAGTCCCTAATAGATAGAGCTCACGAACTAGGTCTGCTTGTTCTCATGGATATCGTTCATAG CCATGCATCAAATAATGTCTTAGATGGGCTGAACATGTTTGATGGAACTGATGGTCATTACTTCCACTCTGGGTCACGTGGATATCATTGGATGTGGGATTCTCGCCTCTTCAATTATGGAAGCTGGGAA GTACTAAGGTTTCTTCTATCAAATGCAAGATGGTGGCTGGAAGAGTACAAGTTTGATGGGTTCAGATTCGATGGTGTGACATCAATGATGTATACTCACCATGGACTGGAG GTAGCTTTTACGGGAAATTATAATGAGTATTTTGGATTTGCAACTGATGTGGATGCTGTGGTTTACCTGATGCTGGTCAATGATGTCATTCATGGACTTTATCCCGAGGCTGTTAGCATTGGTGAAGAT GTCAGTGGAATGCCAGCATTCTGTATTCCTGTCCAAGATGGTGGCGTGGGCTTTGATTACCGGCTTCACATGGCAATTGCTGATAAATGGATTGAGCTTCTCAA GAAGAGGGATGAGGATTGGAGAATGGGTGATATTATTCACACACTCACCAACAGAAGGTGGTTGGAAAAGTGCGTTGCCTATGCAGAAAGTCATGACCAAGCTCTTGTTGGTGACAAGACACTTGCGTTTTGGCTGATGGACAAG GATATGTATGAGTTCATGGCTTTAGACAAACCATCAACTGCCCGTATTGATCGTGGAATAGCACTGCACAAGATGATCAGGCTAATTACCATGGGATTGGGTGGAGAGGGATATTTGAATTTCATGGGAAATGAATTTGGACATCCTG AGTGGATTGATTTTCCAAGGGGCGAGCAACATCTTCCTAGTGGCAAAGTAATTCCTGGGAACAATTCCAGTTTCGATAAATGCAGGCGTAGATTTGATCTT GGAGATGCGCATTATCTAAGGTATCATGGaatgcaagaatttgatcaGGCAATGCAGCATGTAGAAGAAACTTATGGT TTCATGAGTTCTGAGCACCAATATGTTTCACGGAAGGATGAAGGAGATAGGATTGTTGTCTTTGAAAGGGGGAACCTTGTTTTTGTCTTtaattttcattggatcaacaGCTATTCAGACTACCGTGTGGGCTGCTTGAAGCCTGGAAAATATAAG ATTGTTCTGGATTCAGATGATCCATTATTCGGAGGCTTCAGTAGGATTGATCACCGTGCTGAGTACTTCAGTTCG GGTGGGTGGTACGATGGTCGGCCCCATTCTTTCCAAATATATGCACCCAGTAGAACGGCAGTGGTCTATGCCCTTGCAGACGGAGTGGAACCCGTCAAAAGGATGATTTAA